GCAGATTATGCACCTGCTTATAAGGATACGGGTTATTTTCTTAACAAATACATGCCTACTGCTGATAAAAAATCAACCTTGGGTGTTACTGAGCTTAATTATCGTCAAAACTATATTGTTATAAGACTAGCTGATACATATTTGATGGAGGCAGAAGCGCTTAATGGGACAGGGGCTAGAGCCCAAGCTTTGTTAGATGCAGTAAGATCAAGAGTGGGTTTAGCGCCTGTTCCTGTGTCTATGCAAGCTATTAAAGACGAGAGAAGAAGAGAATTAGCAGGTGAAGGTCATAGATTTTTTGATTTAGTAAGATGGGGAGAAGCTGCCACAAAATTATCCTCTAAAGGATTTATAGCAGGTAAAAATGAAATTATGCCAATACCTCTCACAGAGCTTACAGGAACAATTTTGAAGCAAAACCCTGGTTACTAACTAAAACATTTAACAACATGATAACTAAATATATTAATAAATCCTTTTTACTAGGATCAGCAATATTCTTCTTGGCAAATTGCTCTCCGGATACTATTGATGGAGATGGCAATGGGCTTTCCCAGGGAGCTGTAGATGGTTCTTTTAAAGTTACAAAAACATCCGAAAACAGATATCGGCTGACAACAAACGCCACTAATTACATTACTACAAAATGGAATATAGATGATGAAGGTTTTAATATTGGAAAGAATATACAGGATATTTTTCTTCCTGATGCAGGAAACTATGTCATAGAACACCAAGCATATGGAATTGGTGGTATTCTTGCTGGTACGGGAACTCAGACTATCACAGTTCCTACATCAGATCCAATAGCAGGAAATATGATTCTTGGCGGTAGATTTGATACTCCCGATGAAGTTTCAAAATGGACAATTCACAAAATAAGTGCTTCTGGTGCACAATGGGTTTTTGCAAATGGTAAAGCTACTATTGTTGCATCGGGTGGTTCACAACAAGGTATTTATCAGGCTATAAATGTTGTTGCCGGACAAAAATATTCAATAGATATGGTTGCCTCATCTGATACGGCTTTAGTAGATACATGGTTTGAGGTTTATGTTTTAAATAGCATACCGGTTACAGGCCAGGATATATCGGGATCAGTTTACAGAAATATCAATACTTGGTCAGGATGTGGAAAGTCTGCATTCAAAGGGAAAGTGTCATCGGTAGGATGTGATGGTTCTAAAAATGGAGGTATTTATACAGCAACAACTACCGGAACTGTTTATTTAGAAATTAAATGTGGAGGATCCACTGTCAACAGCTTAAGTGTTGATAAAGTAGAATTTCGTAGAATGCAATAATTTTTTGCAATATTAATTTGATATGATTTCACAATATTCATATAGTTTCGTACTTAGAAGTGCTGCACTCTGCGGTGTAGCACTTCTTTCTTTTTTAAACTGCAGTAGTGCTGATGTGACCGGAAATGGTGATAATTCAGGAGGAAACGGAGATACCTCTGGAGATCCCGTACAAATGTGGTTAACAAAAGGAGATCAGTCGGTAAAACTGCAACAACAAAGTACAGCGTATTTTTCAGGTACTTCAAATACAGGAACTACCATTGAGGTAGATGCTTCACAGGTATTCCAGAATATCGATGGGTTCGGATATACGCTTACAGGAGGAAGTGTTCAGGTAATCAATCAGCTGAATGCCACCAAAAAGCAAGAGCTATTAAATGATCTATTCGGTAATTCAGGAATTGGAGTGAGTTATTTAAGAATCAGCATTGGAGCTTCAGATTTGAACAGTGAAGTGTTTTCTTATGATGATATGCCTGCAGGACAGACCGATCCTACACTTTCTCAGTTTAGTTTAGTGAAAGATCAAGCTGTGATTCAGATGTTGAAGGATATTTTGGCCATTAACCCTACAATTAAGATTTTAGCAACCCCATGGTCTCCCCCGGTTTGGATGAAAGATAATGGTAGCAGTATAGGGGGAAGTCTAAAACCTGAATTTTATGGAACATATGCTCAATATTTTGTAAAATATATTCAGGCAATGCAGGCCCAGGGAATAAAAATTGATGCCATTACTCCTCAAAATGAACCTTTACATCCAGGTAATAATCCAAGCATGTATATGTCTGCCGGAGATCAGGCAACTTTTATTAAAACTCATTTAGGACCAGCTTTCCAGGCGGCTAATATTAATACTAAAATCATTGCCTACGATCATAATTGCGACAATCCGGCTTATCCGTTGGCTGTTTTAAATGATGCTGTGGCCAATCCTTATGTTGATGGATCTGCTTTCCATTTATATGCAGGAGATATTTCTGCATTGAGTACAGTTCACAATTTATTTCCCAATAAAAACGTTTATTTTACGGAACAATGGACAAGTTCTACAGGAACTTTCTCTGGGGATTTGGATTGGCACATAAAAAATGTTATTATTGGCTCAATGA
Above is a genomic segment from Chryseobacterium geocarposphaerae containing:
- a CDS encoding glycoside hydrolase family 30 protein, with product MISQYSYSFVLRSAALCGVALLSFLNCSSADVTGNGDNSGGNGDTSGDPVQMWLTKGDQSVKLQQQSTAYFSGTSNTGTTIEVDASQVFQNIDGFGYTLTGGSVQVINQLNATKKQELLNDLFGNSGIGVSYLRISIGASDLNSEVFSYDDMPAGQTDPTLSQFSLVKDQAVIQMLKDILAINPTIKILATPWSPPVWMKDNGSSIGGSLKPEFYGTYAQYFVKYIQAMQAQGIKIDAITPQNEPLHPGNNPSMYMSAGDQATFIKTHLGPAFQAANINTKIIAYDHNCDNPAYPLAVLNDAVANPYVDGSAFHLYAGDISALSTVHNLFPNKNVYFTEQWTSSTGTFSGDLDWHIKNVIIGSMRNWSKTALEWNVANDASFGPHTPGGCTQCKGAITINNATGYDKNVAYYIIAHVSKFVPANSQRIGSTQGDNLSTVAFKTPAGKTVLIVQNSNSTDKTFNIKYNQKTAPVKITGNSVATYIF